A single genomic interval of Bacillus sp. es.036 harbors:
- a CDS encoding FTR1 family iron permease, which produces MEIQALLIMFREVLEALLIIGIITTYMKRMGQCQYNKFVWLGAGLAVVASIGVAMLFQVVFTGFAAMGSEIYLKISIMLISAVLLTQMVFWMASHSRNLKSKTEGKMTEYITTGNVIGMVIHSFLVVLREGVETVFFFAAITGGDIGKGFEGWGAITGVLIASAVSYFFFKGTMRIPLKSFFKITGIFIVLIAGGLFVQGISMMQDIKLIGSVMPHVYDLTWFLPEHPIDYAHYVRDQGVAPLLSGDIGIFFKALFGYSSMPSIEEIIAYVGYFTVIYLLVNHQKEPVKTEVKEPNNKAVFKTTNEMNESAVK; this is translated from the coding sequence ATGGAAATTCAGGCATTACTGATCATGTTCAGAGAAGTACTTGAAGCGCTTCTCATTATTGGAATCATAACGACTTATATGAAACGAATGGGACAGTGCCAGTATAACAAGTTTGTCTGGTTAGGAGCCGGTCTTGCCGTAGTAGCAAGTATTGGCGTTGCCATGCTATTTCAGGTTGTTTTCACAGGATTCGCTGCAATGGGAAGCGAGATCTACCTGAAGATTTCCATTATGCTTATCTCAGCTGTTTTATTAACTCAAATGGTATTCTGGATGGCTTCGCATAGCCGTAACCTTAAAAGTAAAACCGAGGGGAAGATGACGGAATACATTACGACAGGTAATGTTATTGGCATGGTAATTCACTCTTTCTTAGTTGTTCTACGAGAAGGTGTCGAAACTGTTTTCTTCTTTGCAGCTATTACTGGAGGAGACATCGGTAAAGGATTTGAAGGATGGGGAGCGATTACTGGAGTCTTAATTGCTTCAGCCGTTTCATACTTTTTCTTTAAAGGTACGATGCGTATTCCACTTAAATCCTTCTTTAAAATCACTGGTATTTTTATTGTACTCATTGCAGGTGGGTTATTTGTACAGGGAATATCAATGATGCAAGATATTAAATTAATTGGCAGTGTTATGCCTCATGTGTATGACTTAACATGGTTTTTACCTGAGCATCCAATTGACTATGCCCATTACGTGCGAGATCAAGGGGTAGCTCCGTTACTCTCTGGTGATATCGGTATCTTCTTTAAAGCATTGTTTGGTTATTCCTCAATGCCTTCCATTGAAGAAATTATAGCGTATGTCGGTTACTTTACCGTGATTTACTTGCTCGTCAATCACCAGAAAGAGCCAGTAAAAACAGAAGTAAAAGAACCTAATAATAAAGCTGTTTTTAAAACAACGAACGAGATGAATGAATCTGCAGTAAAATAA
- a CDS encoding glycosyltransferase family 2 protein, whose protein sequence is MKQHVIVFLPAHNEEDSIGEVIKQIPRDIHPTVRVSVLVIDDGSTDRTVEVSKSAGADYIYSFKTNQGLGAAVRKGISHSVELGADIGVMLDADNEYPAWQLPDLLEPVFNGEADYVMGSRFKGTIDGMRLHRRLGNYCFTFLQSLLLQKWIYDGQSGMRVFSRQAMEHSEIIHDYNYAQVLTLNLVRKGFRVKEVPITYQVRSTGESYIKFKAYLTSVLPAIFKEMTRPVQKVAINYHAHDLDLNKMEAIMAEKSH, encoded by the coding sequence ATGAAGCAACACGTCATTGTTTTTTTACCTGCACACAACGAAGAGGATTCCATTGGGGAAGTAATCAAACAAATCCCAAGAGATATTCATCCTACCGTTCGCGTAAGTGTATTAGTGATAGACGATGGATCTACGGACCGAACTGTAGAAGTTTCAAAATCAGCGGGTGCAGACTACATTTATTCTTTTAAAACAAATCAAGGACTTGGTGCCGCGGTTCGAAAAGGAATTTCTCACTCAGTCGAACTTGGCGCAGACATTGGCGTTATGCTTGATGCTGATAATGAATACCCGGCATGGCAATTACCAGACCTACTCGAACCTGTTTTTAATGGCGAAGCAGACTATGTGATGGGATCTCGGTTTAAAGGAACGATTGATGGCATGCGATTACATCGGCGACTGGGCAATTATTGTTTTACGTTTCTTCAATCACTCCTTTTGCAAAAGTGGATCTATGATGGCCAATCAGGAATGAGGGTTTTTTCAAGACAGGCGATGGAGCACAGTGAAATTATTCATGATTACAACTATGCTCAGGTATTAACATTAAATCTTGTTAGAAAAGGATTTAGAGTTAAGGAAGTGCCAATCACTTATCAAGTACGCTCGACTGGTGAATCCTATATTAAATTTAAAGCGTATTTAACTTCCGTTTTACCAGCGATCTTTAAGGAAATGACTCGCCCCGTTCAGAAGGTAGCGATCAACTATCATGCCCATGATCTCGATCTTAACAAGATGGAAGCAATCATGGCAGAAAAGTCACACTAA
- a CDS encoding aspartate kinase, with protein sequence MGLRVLKFGGTSVGDVDKIKNVSKRLMEAVNNGDEVVAVVSAMGKTTDELVGLSKGITSKPSPRELDMLLTTGEQVTTALLSMALNEEGYDAISLTGWQAGIKTETFHGNARILDIDASRMNQHLAEGKIVIVAGFQGLTDTSDIATLGRGGSDTTAVAIAAALKADRCEIYTDVDGVYTTDPRYVKGARKLSTISYDEMLELANLGAGVLHPRAVEFAKNYNILLEVRSSFTNEPGTLIEEVVSMEQNLVVRGLAFESNVTKITISGLPNELTTLPSLFSSLASNGINVDVIIQSTGEKNTTSISFSIETASLELTLDVLRRIKVKLPYEHIYHESDLAKVSIVGSGMISNPGVAAQMFEVLAEHGIEMKMVSTSEIKVSTIVPEEKMIYAIESLHDKFQLDERTPVNQM encoded by the coding sequence GTGGGACTACGTGTATTGAAATTCGGAGGTACGTCTGTTGGAGATGTAGACAAAATTAAAAATGTTTCCAAAAGACTAATGGAAGCTGTAAACAATGGAGACGAGGTTGTAGCAGTTGTTTCCGCGATGGGGAAAACAACGGATGAACTTGTGGGGTTATCAAAAGGAATTACTTCTAAACCATCTCCAAGAGAGCTTGATATGCTCCTCACGACTGGTGAACAGGTGACAACAGCACTTCTTTCAATGGCCTTAAATGAAGAAGGATACGATGCTATTTCACTAACAGGCTGGCAGGCTGGAATTAAAACCGAAACGTTTCATGGTAATGCAAGAATTCTTGATATAGATGCTTCCCGGATGAATCAACACCTTGCTGAAGGGAAAATCGTGATTGTTGCAGGATTCCAAGGACTAACAGATACATCTGACATTGCAACGCTTGGCCGCGGTGGTTCTGATACAACAGCTGTCGCAATTGCAGCCGCTCTTAAGGCAGATCGTTGTGAAATCTATACGGATGTAGATGGCGTATATACGACCGATCCTCGCTACGTAAAAGGTGCAAGAAAGCTTTCTACCATTTCATACGATGAAATGCTTGAGCTAGCCAATCTTGGAGCTGGTGTTCTGCATCCGAGAGCGGTAGAATTCGCAAAAAACTACAATATTCTGCTCGAGGTACGCTCGAGTTTTACAAATGAACCTGGAACGCTAATTGAGGAGGTCGTATCAATGGAACAAAATTTGGTGGTTAGAGGTCTTGCTTTTGAAAGTAATGTTACAAAAATAACAATTTCAGGTTTACCGAATGAGCTTACAACGCTCCCATCTCTATTTTCATCCCTTGCTTCAAATGGCATTAACGTAGATGTGATCATTCAAAGCACAGGAGAGAAAAATACAACGAGCATCTCGTTTTCAATTGAAACTGCTTCTCTCGAGTTAACGCTAGATGTCCTTCGTCGTATCAAAGTGAAACTTCCTTATGAACATATTTATCATGAATCAGATCTAGCTAAAGTATCAATAGTCGGATCTGGTATGATTTCAAATCCAGGCGTTGCCGCACAGATGTTTGAGGTGCTTGCTGAACATGGAATTGAAATGAAGATGGTAAGCACATCAGAAATCAAAGTATCAACGATCGTCCCAGAAGAAAAAATGATTTATGCAATTGAGTCACTACATGACAAATTCCAGTTAGATGAGAGAACACCTGTTAATCAAATGTAA
- the uvrC gene encoding excinuclease ABC subunit UvrC, protein MEQHLKNKLAILPDQPGCYLMKDRQGTIIYVGKAKVLKNRVRSYFSGSHDGKTQRLVGEIRDFEYIVTSTNLEALILELNLIKKHDPKYNVMLKDDKSYPYIKITAEEQPRLITTRKIKKDKGKYFGPYPNAYAASATKKLLDRLYPLRKCRKMPDRVCLYYHIGQCLAPCVNDITKEQNKEMIEGITRFLNGGHQEVKEDIERKMMTASENMDFERAKEFRDLMFHIDKVMEVQKIQSNDGIDRDIFGYSFDKGWMCVQVFFVRQGKLIERDVSLFPFYNDAEEDFLTYIGQFYLQQNHPKPKEVLLPQQVNAQMVEELLQIPVLQPKRGKKKELVELTMKNATIALNEKFSLIERDEKRTIDAIENLGDQLGIDAPLRIEAFDNSNIQGTNPVSAMVVFIDGKPKKNEYRKYKIRTVDGPNDVGSMKEVVRRRYSRVLKESGPLPDLIIIDGGIAQIQAAKDVLENELSLEIPVCSLTKDEKHKTSHLLIGDPPQGVFLPRNSQEFYLLQRIQDEVHRFAITFHRQLRGKSMLKSSLDDIPGIGEKRKKKLLNHFGSIKRMKEATAEDLHNAGLPMNVAEEVVARFENQSN, encoded by the coding sequence ATGGAACAACATCTTAAAAATAAGCTAGCGATTCTTCCTGACCAACCCGGGTGTTACTTGATGAAAGATCGCCAGGGAACGATCATTTATGTCGGGAAAGCGAAAGTGTTAAAAAATAGAGTTCGTTCGTATTTTAGCGGATCACACGATGGGAAAACACAGCGTCTAGTAGGCGAAATACGCGATTTTGAATATATCGTTACATCTACAAACCTTGAAGCTCTTATTTTAGAGCTTAATTTAATCAAAAAACATGATCCAAAATATAACGTCATGCTTAAAGATGACAAAAGTTATCCTTATATTAAAATAACGGCTGAAGAGCAGCCCCGCTTAATTACTACACGCAAAATCAAAAAAGATAAAGGAAAATATTTTGGTCCATATCCAAACGCATATGCAGCTAGTGCAACAAAGAAATTATTGGACCGTCTCTATCCGTTGCGGAAGTGTCGAAAGATGCCCGATCGGGTCTGCCTTTACTATCATATCGGACAATGTCTTGCACCTTGCGTTAACGACATTACGAAGGAACAAAACAAAGAAATGATTGAAGGCATTACCCGCTTTTTAAACGGTGGTCATCAAGAAGTAAAAGAAGATATCGAACGAAAAATGATGACTGCTTCAGAAAACATGGATTTCGAGCGAGCAAAAGAGTTCCGAGATTTAATGTTTCATATCGATAAAGTAATGGAAGTTCAAAAAATCCAATCCAATGATGGCATCGATCGAGATATATTCGGCTATAGCTTTGACAAAGGATGGATGTGTGTCCAAGTTTTCTTTGTACGACAGGGGAAATTAATTGAAAGAGATGTTTCGCTTTTTCCTTTCTATAATGACGCTGAAGAAGATTTCTTAACCTATATCGGTCAGTTCTACCTTCAGCAAAATCATCCTAAACCGAAAGAGGTTTTACTTCCTCAGCAGGTAAATGCTCAGATGGTTGAAGAACTTCTTCAAATTCCTGTTCTTCAACCTAAGCGCGGAAAGAAAAAAGAGCTTGTAGAGCTTACGATGAAAAATGCAACCATTGCACTTAATGAGAAATTCTCATTAATCGAACGGGATGAAAAGAGAACGATTGATGCTATTGAAAATTTGGGCGATCAGCTCGGTATAGACGCACCTCTTCGAATTGAAGCTTTTGATAACTCAAATATCCAGGGAACCAACCCCGTCTCAGCGATGGTGGTGTTTATTGATGGAAAACCAAAGAAAAATGAATATCGAAAGTATAAAATAAGAACGGTTGATGGTCCAAATGATGTAGGATCAATGAAGGAAGTTGTTAGAAGAAGATATTCGAGAGTGTTAAAGGAAAGTGGACCACTCCCTGATTTAATTATCATTGATGGCGGTATTGCTCAAATACAAGCAGCAAAAGACGTCCTTGAGAATGAGCTTAGTCTTGAAATTCCGGTTTGCTCTCTTACTAAAGATGAGAAACATAAAACGTCTCACCTTCTTATTGGTGATCCTCCACAGGGTGTATTCTTGCCAAGAAATAGCCAAGAATTCTATCTTTTACAGCGAATTCAGGATGAAGTGCATCGGTTTGCTATTACATTTCATCGGCAGCTTCGAGGTAAATCAATGCTTAAATCAAGCCTTGATGACATCCCAGGTATAGGCGAGAAAAGAAAAAAGAAGTTGTTGAATCATTTTGGATCCATTAAAAGGATGAAAGAAGCAACTGCAGAAGATCTTCATAATGCCGGATTACCAATGAATGTAGCGGAGGAAGTTGTGGCTCGATTTGAAAATCAATCAAATTAA
- the trxA gene encoding thioredoxin, whose protein sequence is MAIVHATDQSFAQETSEGLVLADFWAPWCGPCKMIAPVLEELDAEMSDVKVVKLDVDENQETASKFGVMSIPTLLVFKNGEVVDQVVGFQPKEALAQTLSKHQ, encoded by the coding sequence ATGGCTATCGTACACGCAACAGATCAAAGTTTTGCACAAGAAACAAGTGAAGGTCTCGTTCTTGCAGACTTCTGGGCACCATGGTGTGGCCCTTGTAAAATGATCGCTCCTGTACTAGAAGAGCTTGACGCTGAAATGAGCGACGTGAAAGTAGTAAAACTTGACGTTGATGAAAATCAGGAAACAGCAAGCAAATTTGGTGTAATGAGCATCCCAACGCTTCTCGTTTTCAAAAATGGTGAGGTTGTTGACCAGGTTGTCGGCTTCCAACCAAAAGAAGCACTTGCACAAACACTTTCTAAGCATCAATAA
- a CDS encoding YslB family protein — translation MFKKRTNSIDYSHELETTAFGYEFYREILIPELLGSEQPAVLYWTGKEMARQFPLSTREEIEEFFQRAGWGRLSIVQEKKNEITFDLHSELITERKKTSRIACYQLEAGFLAEQYQNMLHCIAEAYEIDKKNDIQFTVKWDPKDQI, via the coding sequence ATGTTTAAGAAGCGTACAAACTCGATTGATTACAGCCATGAACTAGAAACAACTGCTTTTGGGTATGAATTCTACCGAGAAATTCTTATTCCTGAACTTCTTGGAAGTGAGCAGCCTGCTGTTTTATATTGGACTGGAAAAGAAATGGCCAGACAGTTCCCTCTCTCCACACGAGAAGAGATTGAAGAGTTTTTTCAGCGTGCTGGTTGGGGGCGATTATCAATTGTACAAGAAAAAAAGAATGAAATAACGTTCGATCTTCATTCAGAACTCATCACAGAACGAAAAAAAACAAGTCGTATTGCCTGTTATCAACTAGAGGCAGGCTTTCTTGCTGAACAATATCAAAACATGCTCCATTGCATTGCTGAGGCCTATGAAATTGATAAAAAGAATGACATTCAATTCACAGTAAAATGGGACCCGAAAGATCAGATTTGA
- a CDS encoding electron transfer flavoprotein subunit alpha/FixB family protein: MAKKVLVFAEARDNELRNVSFEAIGAGKEIAAGGEVIAAIAGENVSSLTDQLFHYGADRVIKVEDEKLKNYTSDGYGQAFLQIVESIDPDAILMPHTSMGKDLAPRLASKLDAGLISDATGIELDGEAVVFTRPIYSGKAFEKKKVKEGIVLATIRPNNIAALEIDESRSGEVFEESVEIKDLRTIVKEVVRKSTSGVDLSEAKVIVAGGRGVKSEEGFEPLQELADLLGAAVGASRGACDADYCDYSLQIGQTGKVVTPDLYIACGISGAIQHLAGMSNSKVIVAINKDPEASIFSVADYGIVGDLFEVVPLLTQEFKKVLQTS, translated from the coding sequence ATGGCCAAAAAAGTTCTCGTATTTGCAGAAGCGCGTGACAATGAATTACGAAATGTTTCATTTGAAGCAATTGGTGCAGGGAAAGAAATTGCAGCCGGTGGAGAAGTAATTGCAGCCATTGCTGGAGAAAATGTGAGCTCTTTAACAGATCAACTTTTTCATTACGGAGCCGATCGTGTCATTAAAGTGGAAGATGAAAAACTAAAAAATTATACAAGTGATGGTTATGGTCAAGCATTTTTGCAGATCGTTGAGAGCATCGATCCTGATGCTATTTTAATGCCACATACATCAATGGGGAAAGATTTAGCGCCACGACTTGCAAGTAAGCTTGATGCTGGTCTTATCTCAGATGCTACTGGTATTGAACTTGATGGAGAAGCAGTCGTCTTTACACGACCAATTTATTCGGGTAAAGCATTCGAAAAGAAAAAAGTAAAAGAAGGCATTGTTCTTGCTACAATTCGTCCGAATAATATTGCTGCTCTTGAGATCGATGAATCACGTTCCGGAGAAGTTTTTGAAGAAAGCGTAGAGATCAAAGACCTCCGTACGATTGTGAAGGAAGTCGTTCGTAAGTCGACTTCTGGTGTCGACCTCTCAGAAGCCAAAGTAATTGTAGCTGGCGGTCGAGGTGTTAAAAGTGAAGAAGGATTTGAACCGCTACAGGAACTTGCAGATCTTCTCGGTGCTGCTGTAGGAGCATCTCGCGGCGCTTGTGATGCTGATTATTGTGATTACTCGCTTCAAATTGGGCAAACAGGTAAAGTGGTAACGCCAGATCTTTACATTGCTTGTGGAATTTCTGGGGCGATCCAACACTTAGCAGGTATGTCTAACTCAAAAGTAATTGTAGCGATTAATAAAGATCCTGAAGCAAGCATTTTCAGTGTAGCGGACTATGGAATTGTTGGAGATTTGTTTGAAGTGGTGCCACTTCTGACACAGGAATTCAAAAAAGTTTTACAAACAAGCTAA
- a CDS encoding alkaline phosphatase family protein → MKQASGFEKIAARCWNLLNEGKPFTPIFVTGTMLLLFITQWTSGAFWGAFFLGFVAVLPLLVLYYVYDYPLFLRNYLWIPLVGYLLIFDQFSLSAAMLGIGLYFFFTVFFWGTFYYHLRIGTTWLNFTRFWKLVLKNSDSTSGNAQEQLPKFLLILSIWIAVVETSLTNRGTFDWTTLAFFYAGIWLFSFILHHYLFDWKPAVKSDYTKPVKFTPTNERVIMIVIDGMRKERFQEANTPFLDSLKKNGTEYSQMETVYPARTVVCFSSMMTGTYPLEHGIKSNMVWNLGVKVETIFDSLRKVGKTGRLLGIAHLVDAMGDDVDTVTAVMNNDVADTKIMEGARQIMLDKNPDFFTVQLIGTDQTGHARGVLYDDYIQKIEEADKLVEDYVHFLHENGFMENTTLIVCADHGQADGIGGHGHLDEGERFVPFFLNGPSIAKGKIVEEKHSLTSVAPTVAHLLGAPIPSHSRGAILEEAFQDRKEEVIK, encoded by the coding sequence ATGAAACAAGCTTCAGGATTTGAAAAGATAGCAGCTAGATGCTGGAATCTTCTAAATGAAGGTAAACCATTTACCCCTATTTTTGTAACGGGGACGATGTTGTTATTATTTATTACGCAGTGGACTTCGGGCGCGTTTTGGGGAGCGTTTTTTCTAGGATTCGTTGCTGTCTTACCACTTCTCGTACTTTATTATGTTTATGATTATCCTTTATTTTTACGAAATTATTTGTGGATTCCTCTCGTAGGATATTTATTGATTTTTGATCAGTTCTCCTTATCAGCGGCTATGCTCGGGATCGGTCTTTATTTTTTCTTTACTGTCTTTTTTTGGGGCACGTTCTACTATCATCTTCGTATTGGGACAACTTGGCTGAACTTCACTCGCTTCTGGAAGTTGGTACTTAAGAATAGTGATTCCACGAGCGGTAACGCACAAGAACAGCTCCCTAAATTTTTGTTAATTTTATCGATCTGGATCGCGGTTGTTGAAACTTCTCTCACGAATAGAGGTACGTTTGATTGGACAACACTTGCTTTCTTTTATGCAGGAATATGGTTGTTTAGCTTTATTCTTCATCATTACCTGTTTGACTGGAAACCAGCGGTGAAATCGGATTACACAAAACCAGTGAAATTTACTCCTACAAACGAGCGAGTCATTATGATCGTGATTGATGGGATGCGGAAAGAACGATTTCAGGAAGCGAACACGCCATTCCTTGATTCTTTAAAGAAAAATGGGACAGAATACAGTCAAATGGAAACTGTTTATCCAGCTCGTACTGTTGTTTGCTTTTCTTCTATGATGACAGGTACATATCCACTTGAGCACGGTATCAAGTCCAATATGGTTTGGAATCTAGGTGTAAAAGTAGAAACGATTTTTGATTCACTACGAAAGGTTGGAAAGACAGGAAGGCTTCTCGGAATTGCTCACCTTGTTGATGCGATGGGTGATGATGTTGATACTGTAACGGCTGTTATGAACAATGATGTGGCGGATACGAAAATTATGGAGGGTGCTCGTCAAATTATGCTAGATAAAAACCCTGACTTCTTTACGGTACAGCTAATTGGTACTGATCAAACAGGACATGCAAGAGGTGTACTGTATGATGATTACATTCAAAAAATTGAAGAAGCGGATAAATTAGTAGAAGATTATGTTCACTTCTTACATGAAAATGGATTTATGGAAAACACAACTTTGATTGTGTGCGCGGATCATGGACAGGCAGATGGAATCGGGGGACATGGCCATCTTGATGAAGGGGAACGGTTCGTGCCATTTTTCTTAAATGGCCCATCGATTGCTAAAGGAAAAATTGTCGAAGAAAAACATAGCCTTACGTCTGTTGCACCGACTGTGGCACATTTACTTGGAGCTCCAATTCCATCGCATAGTAGGGGAGCAATTTTAGAGGAAGCTTTTCAAGATAGGAAGGAAGAAGTAATAAAATGA
- a CDS encoding lysylphosphatidylglycerol synthase transmembrane domain-containing protein, with amino-acid sequence MGKKLSRIIKWVFGLLLLSLFAFLLLNEFNVTTLTTLTKELISNPGLLFAMVIGYTCSFLLRGLCWRILVDRTISMRVYLAGIFYSLFFNHLLPFKGGEAVRMGVLAHKQKGQWTTSIQSVVILRAIDLFWLGIFAMIGAELFGITVSTTFLLGMITLCLVSVLILILYVRKKANAGFLYKQFAMMKKLVYSPYMVLIFLISCLSWIAEGIVVYSVAGFNHHFAYLDAMWVTALSVGSGVFQLAPGGFATYESVMSFSLHQVGIGWEEAFSIALVTHAFKYAYSFVAGLVAFYLYPLRFQELRSFMKKKGETS; translated from the coding sequence ATGGGCAAAAAGCTATCACGAATTATAAAATGGGTATTTGGCTTGTTACTACTTTCTCTCTTTGCATTTCTACTGTTAAATGAATTTAATGTTACTACGCTAACCACCCTTACTAAAGAGTTAATCAGCAACCCGGGCTTGTTGTTTGCAATGGTTATCGGGTATACGTGCTCTTTTTTATTACGGGGTTTATGTTGGAGAATACTTGTTGACAGGACCATTTCCATGAGAGTTTATTTGGCAGGAATCTTTTACAGCTTGTTTTTTAACCACCTTTTACCGTTTAAGGGAGGAGAAGCTGTACGAATGGGGGTTCTTGCGCATAAACAAAAAGGACAGTGGACAACTTCTATTCAATCTGTCGTCATCCTACGTGCGATTGATCTTTTCTGGCTTGGTATTTTTGCCATGATTGGTGCAGAACTTTTTGGGATTACGGTTAGTACAACGTTTTTATTAGGAATGATAACTCTCTGTTTAGTGAGCGTATTAATTCTTATCCTGTATGTAAGAAAGAAAGCTAATGCGGGTTTTTTGTACAAACAGTTCGCTATGATGAAGAAACTAGTATACTCGCCTTACATGGTTCTTATCTTCCTCATTTCATGTCTCAGCTGGATAGCTGAAGGAATCGTCGTTTATTCCGTTGCTGGCTTTAACCATCACTTTGCCTATTTGGACGCTATGTGGGTAACCGCTTTATCAGTTGGATCAGGGGTGTTCCAGCTTGCTCCTGGTGGTTTTGCCACTTATGAAAGTGTGATGAGCTTCTCACTTCATCAGGTTGGTATTGGATGGGAAGAGGCCTTTTCAATTGCGCTTGTTACTCATGCTTTTAAATATGCTTATTCTTTTGTCGCCGGTTTAGTTGCTTTTTATCTTTACCCTCTTCGATTTCAGGAGTTGAGGTCGTTTATGAAAAAGAAAGGAGAAACATCATGA
- a CDS encoding electron transfer flavoprotein subunit beta/FixA family protein → MNIYVIMKRTFDTEEKIVIENGKISEEGVEFIINPYDEYAIEEAIQLRDDHGGEVTVVSIGDEEVEKELRTALAMGADKAVLINNEDLDESDQYTTTALLAAYFEDKEYDIILGGNVSNDNSTGQIGPRLAEKLGIAYVTTITKLDIDGTTATMERDVEGDMEVVEAQLPLLVTAQQGLNEPRYPSLPGIMKAKKKPLEEIDYDDLDVDEDEIEAKTETIEVYLPPKKEAGKVLEGEIGDQVEELVKLLRQEAKVI, encoded by the coding sequence ATGAACATTTATGTCATTATGAAAAGAACATTTGATACAGAGGAAAAAATCGTTATTGAAAATGGGAAAATTAGTGAAGAAGGCGTTGAATTTATCATCAATCCATATGATGAGTATGCGATAGAAGAAGCGATTCAACTACGCGACGATCATGGTGGAGAAGTAACAGTGGTTAGCATTGGGGATGAAGAAGTTGAAAAAGAGCTACGTACAGCTCTAGCAATGGGCGCAGATAAAGCCGTCCTCATTAACAATGAAGATCTTGATGAAAGTGATCAGTATACGACGACCGCCCTTCTTGCAGCTTATTTCGAGGATAAAGAATACGATATTATTCTTGGCGGAAATGTATCAAACGATAACAGCACCGGTCAAATCGGTCCACGCCTTGCTGAAAAACTTGGAATCGCTTACGTAACCACGATTACGAAGCTCGATATTGATGGAACAACGGCTACAATGGAACGTGATGTAGAAGGGGACATGGAAGTTGTTGAAGCGCAACTCCCATTGCTTGTTACAGCTCAGCAGGGGCTAAACGAACCGCGTTATCCATCGCTCCCAGGGATCATGAAAGCAAAGAAAAAGCCTCTAGAAGAAATTGATTATGATGATCTTGATGTCGATGAGGATGAAATTGAAGCTAAAACAGAAACAATCGAAGTCTATTTGCCACCTAAAAAAGAAGCTGGAAAAGTACTTGAAGGTGAAATTGGAGATCAAGTGGAAGAATTAGTGAAATTACTTCGCCAGGAAGCGAAAGTTATATAG
- a CDS encoding GDP-mannose 4,6-dehydratase has protein sequence MKVLITGGAGFIGSSLAKTLLKAGHDVSLIDHFSSYYHVERKVEHLEEIKKNGPISVHRFDLLDADQTLAHFKAYTYDKVIHLAALPGVQYSLKNPLDYIDQDIKVVVNVLSAAGETGIPHVLFGSSSSVYGSREEGPVKEEHASGKVKSPYAAAKAGAESFCHAYQSLYGFKLTILRFFTVYGPWGRPDMAIPLFIEKLIKGEEITVYDREQSRDFTYIDDIIQGITLAFKQDGLSEVYNLGSGSPVHLTKLIQLLTQYFPSAKVREDTFRRGDVRHTWGDISKARNELGYSPEVTFEEGIRRTIEWAKSYHEL, from the coding sequence ATGAAGGTATTAATTACTGGAGGGGCAGGATTTATAGGTAGTAGTCTTGCAAAAACGCTCTTAAAAGCTGGTCATGACGTGTCGCTAATTGATCATTTTTCATCATATTATCATGTAGAGCGAAAGGTAGAACATTTAGAGGAAATTAAGAAAAATGGACCTATAAGTGTACATAGGTTTGATTTGTTAGATGCTGATCAAACATTGGCTCATTTCAAAGCCTACACTTATGATAAAGTGATTCATCTTGCTGCCCTTCCTGGAGTACAATATTCATTAAAAAATCCATTAGATTATATCGATCAGGATATCAAAGTAGTCGTTAATGTTTTAAGTGCAGCGGGTGAAACTGGTATACCTCATGTTTTGTTCGGATCATCTTCTTCTGTATATGGAAGTCGAGAAGAGGGTCCAGTGAAGGAAGAGCATGCAAGTGGGAAGGTGAAATCACCTTATGCAGCGGCGAAGGCAGGAGCAGAATCGTTTTGTCATGCTTATCAATCGCTCTATGGCTTTAAGTTAACGATACTGCGATTCTTTACCGTATATGGACCGTGGGGGCGTCCAGACATGGCGATTCCTCTCTTTATTGAGAAGTTGATAAAAGGCGAGGAGATCACCGTGTATGATCGTGAGCAATCAAGAGATTTCACTTATATTGATGATATTATTCAGGGCATAACGTTAGCCTTTAAGCAGGACGGTTTATCTGAAGTTTATAATTTAGGTTCGGGATCACCTGTGCATCTCACAAAGTTGATCCAATTGCTTACTCAGTATTTTCCAAGTGCGAAGGTGAGAGAAGATACGTTTCGGCGAGGAGATGTTCGACATACGTGGGGAGATATTAGTAAGGCACGAAATGAACTGGGATATTCTCCTGAAGTAACCTTTGAAGAAGGGATAAGAAGGACAATTGAATGGGCAAAAAGCTATCACGAATTATAA